From Balneola sp. MJW-20:
TCTCCTGCTCCAGTTTATCAAGCTTTGATTCTGCCCGGGCAATATCTGTTTCCAGATCAAGTACTTCTTCGGGCAGATCGCCTCTCAACTGTTTCAGCTCGTCGATTCGGCTGTCTATATATTGAAGATTGGTTAATTGTTGCAGTACTTCTTTCATGGAGTGAGTATCAACTTGGTTGAATAGTTTTAGGTTCAGTTTCCGATACATAAACATGCATCGGATTAGTCACTGTATCAGTTACGTAAACATCAACAGTCTCAAAAGCTTCACTGAGTTCATTTTTCAGAGCTTCAGCTACCGGGAATTCGCTTTCGTAATGGCCGACATCGATCAAAAGGAAGTTGTCCTTTTCAAGGAAATAGTCGTGATACTTGATATCGGCTGTTACCAAAGCCTGTGCTCCGGCTTTTATCGCTTTATCTTTCAGAAATACTCCTGCTCCGCCACATACCGCTACATTTCGGATGCTGTCAACATTGCCGGAATACCGGATGGCTTTCACATTTAGTGCTTTTGCCACCAGATGCAGAAATTCGTTTTGCCCGATGCCTTTATCAGGATATTGTCCTATGACCCCCATTCCAAAATTCTGAGAAGGAGATGAGAGGTCAAGTACCTGAAAGCTGCCTTCTTTGAGCAAGCCCTCCTGATTTAATCCGTTCTTCAGCGCATTTACATTGTGCTTATCAATGATCGCTTCAAAACACTTGAGCCCGTGCTCTCTGCTTTCCACATCAAAACTGTGAGCTTCTTCTGCGGAATAGTAATTTAGCAGTTTCAATACGGCTTCTGTATCCTGATGCCTGGTGATCAGCCGGATCTTCTGACTGATGCCATAATCTTTGCTGAGGAATCTCAGATCATCCAGTCCGAGCATATTAGCTAGTACAAAAGAAACGCCGTCTAGGGCAGCATCCAGATTTGTATGAGCTACCAGAAGCCCTATATCATTTTTGATCAGCTTATAAATGATACGACCCTGTTCATTGGTTGGGTTGATGCTTCCGATCTTGCTAAAGATCAGTGGGTGATGTGCAACGATCAGCTCGGTCCCATTTGCGATCGCTTCTGCTACTACTTCTTCGGTTACATCCAGACAGGTAAGTATCGAGGAGACAGTTGCATCCGGGTCTCCAACTAGTAATCCGACGTTGTCATAATCCATTTTCACACGGGGCGGTGCCCATTGATTCAGGAAAGTAGTGATTTGCCGGATCTTGACTGACATGCTACCTACCCTCCATATGGGTTCTTGTAGGTGACGATGTCTTTTCCCTAATATATTTACCTGTAATTCTCCGCGTCAAAGACAATGGATTAAATTAACTATCTTAAGAGCTTCCAAAAATACGATTAATCATTGAATGATAAAAGGTTCTATTCGTGTTATTTATTCAGAATTAACAAACAAAGGCAATTTGGATCATGAGTCAGGAAGATATTTGTGCAAATATTCATGAAATAAGGGACGAGATACGATCAGTTTGTGAAAGAACCGGCAGGGACCCGGAAGAAATAATGCTGGTGGCCGTAAGCAAAACCAAGCCTGTTGAAGATATTCAGGAGGCCCTTACCTGCGGGCAACTGCACTTTGGTGAAAACCGAATGAAAGAGCTGGAAGACAAAATGGGGGAGATCGAAAACCCTGACGTCAGTTGGCACATGATCGGGAACCTGCAGACTAACAAAATCAAGTATATTGCCGACCGGGTGAATTGGATCCATTCCGTTGAAAAGAAGAAATATCTTAAGGAGATCAATAAACGTGCAGGGCAATCGGAACGGGTAGTCAATTGCCTCATTCAGGTAAACATCAGCGGTGAAGACCAGAAAGGAGGCTGCGAGCCTGAAAATCTAAAGGATATTCTTGAGTATGCAATCGATCTGGACTATGTTCGGGTAAAAGGACTGATGGGTATGGCACGTTTTGTGGACGACCCTGAAGAGGTCAGAGGGGAATTCAGGTTATTAAAAAACCTCTTTGATGAGCATAAAGCAATGAATCAGGGTAGTCTTCAGCTGGAACATCTGTCCATGGGAATGACCAATGATATGGCTGTAGCCATTGAAGAGGGTTCTACTATGGTCAGAATTGGCAGTGCTATTTTCGGAAAGCGAAACTATGACTGAGTGCCTGCGTAGCAGTTCCTGCTAATTAATCTTTAAGGGATATCATTATGTTTTTTGGACTACCATGGTTTGCTGTAGTAGGAATCGTTTCAACTATTGTTGTTTTCTTCTTTGCTTATAAATCCAAGGAGTTGGAAGTAGAAGAAAAGATCAAGGTCAAAGCCCGTGAAGTTCATGACCTTGAAAAGCTCGTTCACAACCTGAAGTCCAGAGTGGATCAGATCGAAAATCAGCTGAACAACCATATTGCCAAAAATTCAGGAACTGAAAGATCTGCTCAGATCGAAATAAATGATGAATTAGAGAGTCAAAATCCCGATAATGATCCTCAAAGCGGTAAATCTAAAGTAAAATCCTGAGGTAATTATGCCTGAAGAAATTCTGATTTTGTCAGTTGTCGCGATCATATTTGGCACTACTCTTATCGGCCTCATCAGTTTTGGTATCTATCGCCTGGTAAAAGCTAAGATAGAACAGGGAAATAAGGGCTCAGGTGACATTGACCCACAGTTCTTCCGGGCTTTGGGAGAATTCAAGAAAAAGACTGAGAAGAGACTTTCAAATCTTGAAGCAATTGTAACTGATCTGGAAGAAGATCAGTATCTCTTAAGCGAAGATGAGGCCAATCCTGAGATCGAGATCGAGTCTGAAGATGTCAGATCCGCGGATAAGGAATCCGGCGGAGGAAATTTGAGAAACATGTTAAACGAATAAATGTTACATTGATAAGGCTTTAGGACCACAAATTACGGACATATGAAACTTACTCCACTTGAAATTAAGCAGCAAACCTTCGAGAAAGGTTTAAGAGGTTATGACGTAGCGGATGTGCAGGCCTTCCTGACACTGGTATCCAATGAGTTCGAGCATCTCTTAAATAAAAACAAAGAGTTAGAGCACGAGATCGAAAAACTTACCGATCGCGTAAAGCACTATGAGCGTGTTGAAGAAGCTCTCCATGAGACCCTTCAGACTGCCAAGGAGTCCGTTGAACAAAAAATGGACGGAGCTAAACAAGAGGCGAAAAGCACTTTACAAAAAGCTGAGATGGAAGCTGATGCTATCATAAAGGAAGCCAATCATCAGCGACAACAGATCCGGCAGAGCATACTTCGCTTACTGGATCGCCGTGAAGAGATCATTAATGGTATTAGTAGTTATCTGGATAATGCCAAAAAGTCTGTGAATCAGTTCTCTAAAGACGATATGGGCACATTCAAGCTCCCTAAAGAAGAAGACCTGGAAGAATCTATTGACAAGGTTACCTCAAAATCATCCTACTCAAGATTTGAGCTGGACGAAGAAGACCTGGAGATCAGTTCTTACGAAGAAGAAGATTCTGCATTTGCACCCGGTTCTGACCGACTCGATGATATTTTGGACGAGATCGACTGATCCGGCATTTTAAACGTTATTGAACCCACCTTTTAAAAACATTGATGAAGTACGATACTGTTGAAGAGTTTCGCCAAAA
This genomic window contains:
- a CDS encoding Nif3-like dinuclear metal center hexameric protein, which gives rise to MSVKIRQITTFLNQWAPPRVKMDYDNVGLLVGDPDATVSSILTCLDVTEEVVAEAIANGTELIVAHHPLIFSKIGSINPTNEQGRIIYKLIKNDIGLLVAHTNLDAALDGVSFVLANMLGLDDLRFLSKDYGISQKIRLITRHQDTEAVLKLLNYYSAEEAHSFDVESREHGLKCFEAIIDKHNVNALKNGLNQEGLLKEGSFQVLDLSSPSQNFGMGVIGQYPDKGIGQNEFLHLVAKALNVKAIRYSGNVDSIRNVAVCGGAGVFLKDKAIKAGAQALVTADIKYHDYFLEKDNFLLIDVGHYESEFPVAEALKNELSEAFETVDVYVTDTVTNPMHVYVSETEPKTIQPS
- a CDS encoding YggS family pyridoxal phosphate-dependent enzyme is translated as MSQEDICANIHEIRDEIRSVCERTGRDPEEIMLVAVSKTKPVEDIQEALTCGQLHFGENRMKELEDKMGEIENPDVSWHMIGNLQTNKIKYIADRVNWIHSVEKKKYLKEINKRAGQSERVVNCLIQVNISGEDQKGGCEPENLKDILEYAIDLDYVRVKGLMGMARFVDDPEEVRGEFRLLKNLFDEHKAMNQGSLQLEHLSMGMTNDMAVAIEEGSTMVRIGSAIFGKRNYD
- a CDS encoding DivIVA domain-containing protein; this encodes MKLTPLEIKQQTFEKGLRGYDVADVQAFLTLVSNEFEHLLNKNKELEHEIEKLTDRVKHYERVEEALHETLQTAKESVEQKMDGAKQEAKSTLQKAEMEADAIIKEANHQRQQIRQSILRLLDRREEIINGISSYLDNAKKSVNQFSKDDMGTFKLPKEEDLEESIDKVTSKSSYSRFELDEEDLEISSYEEEDSAFAPGSDRLDDILDEID